The window ACAACCAAAGGACCCTGGAAAGGCAGATCGCCTTGCGCAACCCCTACGTGGACCCCATCAACTTCGTGCAGGTGGAGCTTCTCCGCCGCTACCGTGCTCCTGGGGGCCGGGAGGACGAAGCCTTGAGGAAAGCCCTTCTCCTCTCCCTCCTGGGGGTGGCCGCGGGACTTAGAAATGCGGGTTAAGATGGAGGCCGATGGAGCTTGGCCAGCATCCTGACCAGCGGGTGGGCGTTTTCGTGGACACCCAGAACCTTTACCACTCCGCTCGGGACTTCTACGAGCGCAACGTGAACTTTGAAAGCCTCCTGCGCTTTGCCGTGGGGGGTAGGCGCCTTGTGCGGGCCACCGCCTACGTGGTGGAAAAGGAGGGGGATACCTCTGCCTGGCCTTTCATCTACAAGCTTTCCACCATCGGCTACCGGGTGCGGCGCATGTACCTCACGGTGAAGGAACTGGGCGAGGGGGGCAAACCCATCTACGAGGGGAACTGGGACATGGGCATTGCCGCGGACATGGTGAGGCTTATGCCTTACCTGGATGTGGTGGTCCTGGGAAGCGGGGATGGGGACTTTGTGGAGATCCTCGAGGTCCTCATGGAACGGGGCATCCGGGTGGAGGTGATCGCCTTCCGGGAGACCACCGCCCAGAAGCTCATCGACGCCGTGGACCGTTTCGTGCACCTTCCCGATATCCCCAACGCCTTCATGGAGCCCAAGAATGCCGAGCGATGAGCCTCGAGGCCTACGACTACCACCTGCCCCCGGAACTCATCGCCCAGGAGGGAGTGGAGCCCAGGGATAGGGCGCGGATGCTGGTGGTCTGGCGGGAAGGGCCTTTTCGGGCCGAGCACCGCCAGGTCAAGGACTTACCCGAGTACCTTCGTCCAGGGGACATTTTGGTCCTTAACGAGAGCAAGGTCATCCCCGCCCGCTTGTTGGCCCAAAGGCCCACGGGGGGGAAGGTGGAGGTGCTTTTGGTGCGGGAGCGGGCCCCAGGGGTTTGGGAAGCCCTGGTGGGGCCTGGCCGCAAGGCCAAGCCCGGCACCAGGCTCCGTTTCGTGTCTCCCCGGGACCTTCGCTTGGTTCCGGACCTCGAGGCGGAGGTGGTGGGGGTGGAGGAGGGTGGGGTGCGGATCCTTCGCTTCCAGGGGGATCTGGTGGCCCACCTGGAGGAAGTGGGGGAGGTACCCTTGCCCCCCTACATCAAGGGCCGGGTTCCCCTGGAGCGCTACCAGACCGTCTATGCCAAGCGTCCCGGTTCGGTGGCGGCTCCCACCGCCGGGCTTCACTTCACCCCGGAGCTTTTGGCGCGCTTAGAGGCCATGGGGGTGGAGCTTCGCTTTCTCACCC is drawn from Thermus neutrinimicus and contains these coding sequences:
- a CDS encoding NYN domain-containing protein, producing the protein MELGQHPDQRVGVFVDTQNLYHSARDFYERNVNFESLLRFAVGGRRLVRATAYVVEKEGDTSAWPFIYKLSTIGYRVRRMYLTVKELGEGGKPIYEGNWDMGIAADMVRLMPYLDVVVLGSGDGDFVEILEVLMERGIRVEVIAFRETTAQKLIDAVDRFVHLPDIPNAFMEPKNAER
- the queA gene encoding tRNA preQ1(34) S-adenosylmethionine ribosyltransferase-isomerase QueA; amino-acid sequence: MSLEAYDYHLPPELIAQEGVEPRDRARMLVVWREGPFRAEHRQVKDLPEYLRPGDILVLNESKVIPARLLAQRPTGGKVEVLLVRERAPGVWEALVGPGRKAKPGTRLRFVSPRDLRLVPDLEAEVVGVEEGGVRILRFQGDLVAHLEEVGEVPLPPYIKGRVPLERYQTVYAKRPGSVAAPTAGLHFTPELLARLEAMGVELRFLTLHVGPGTFRPVKGDPEKHEMHPEPFEVPQETARAINRAKEEGRRVVAVGTTVVRALESAFREGVGVVPGAGETRLFIRPPYTFRAIDALFTNFHLPRSTLLMLVAAFLGYEKTMEAYRLAVAKGYRFYSLGDAMLIL